In Glycine soja cultivar W05 chromosome 10, ASM419377v2, whole genome shotgun sequence, the genomic stretch aatttcatgttcaaagatcaaacaccaattttatttttttaaaaaaaatttctgcaacttttttttggacacaaagtgtgaaagacacaagaaacaagaacaagaacgtgacaagaacaagaacaagaacgcaaataacaaaacacaagacgcaaacaagaatgaaacaagatctaaacaaaaacacaaataacagaacaaggacaaaacacgaacctggacaaattacaaagaaaaataataggataggatagaacttgtatcaagagccgaaactctgataccagatgatgtgaaccttactGGGCGGAACGTTTGATACAGGTTGCAAAGATTTAGAtaacgccacttccggtgaaggaagataagtcagggtagatgccacaaggattaccttgataagtctgagattggttcaacaaggaacccataGAGAAACTcttaccaaattttatgaaaatgccaaaagtttttttattgaaaataaaaaccaatacttatagtgtatctgaacaaaaagataaaaaaagacatgagccttctaaacagtttgggccaaaattacaataaataaaaattataactaaaaacatatttaacttgggcctttaaattagtttgggcctttagcaacaattaatagtcatgatagtgtctctgcctctgggccttcatccttctccacttgggccttcatccttctccactcgggggctttatccttctccacttgggccttcgtccttctccacttgggcctttagcctgtatttggccagtttcaggattctcatcagatTAAAACTCTTCTTGATTAATAAAAGCGAAATTACCATAATAACATATTGTGAAGAAAATAATGGCTTATGGTAGCCAACAAATAAATACTGATAAAAAACCTCACAAAAGATGGCTTTTATTCCAAGAGTATGTTTATCATAacggaataaaaataaattttgaacacATAAATGGAGTAAAAAATGTTGCTGCTGATATTCTCTCTCGTTTTGCAGGGATACAACAAGATGAAGCCTTGTAAGGTTTCTTATCAAAACATAAAGCAGAAAATGAAGTTCAGCAATCAAGAATTGCCTGTACTTACAAACGAGTTTCACTACCCCAGTAGAGAAGCTGTTAATGATAAATTCAATTGTCTTATTGATAATATTTGGAATATTCCAAAACATACAAATAATAACGAACAATTTGTTTGTCCAGGGCATAATCTGTGCTCTATACAATTTCTGCATAATAGATAACCAAGGAGTTCCTCTCCTACAAAAGCCTCTCCTTCTAGAAAAGGTTATACAACTTTTGTCCTGTTATCAGGGTCTCATAAAGGTGTTTATACCAATTTTAAAGACTTTTGCCTTGCAAAGGAGGGTATTCAAAGCCTAATCTATAAAGGTTTCTATTCAAGGGAAGAAGCAGAAAAAGCCCTTGAACTAAATACTACagacatcaataaaataaaaagggctCTTGAACCAGAAAACACAACCATAGTCATAAATGCGGGCCAAACCAAGACTAGCCAGAAAACCTATAAAGACTCCGTCAGCCTAAATATCCCCGGACCAATAAATGACCTGAACCTAGacaatttcaagaaaatacAGAATTTATTGTTTAAGGTACACAATAACCAAACCCAAATTTCGGGTCTCTACATAGGCGTGCATACTTATTTCAACCAAAAATTTGTATGCACTAACAAAACCTCATTTTGCGAAGACAAAATCAATTGTCCTTGCAAAATAAAATTCCTTTTTAGAAAAGCCAGATTAGACCTAGACCAATTCAAGTCCTTTGGATATGAGGACTTAGCAATTTTCGCAAAGAGTCTACTAGATTATGGATGTTtgaaatcaatcttgattcctCCATTAGAAAGATTTGAAGGATTTAACCCCTCAATTAATGAGGCCATAAACTTAATACAGGCAGAAAATATGGATTACATTGGCATCAAAATAATAACCTCCCGAGCAACTTTTCTGCTCAAAATTACCTTTGCCATGTCATGAAACTCCTACCAGAGGATCATAGAAACTTTCCCTGTCTATTCAATGATGAATATGAAAGTTGGGATGTACAGGATAACACACACAGTACTGATACAACCTCATGAGGGGCACAAATACAAGGGTACCAATGGTTCTTTTCAGAATCAGACAAACGAGAGTTTGACTTAATAAGAGAAACTCACGATACAAAGCTCTTCCAACCATCGTATAATGGGAAGTTCTTTATTCCTTTCTCGGTTGACCACAATAATAAATTGGTTCAATTCTtccaaaaagagaagaaaaacaaagaaatttaCGAAGCCAGTGGATGCCATGGACAACAAACCCCTCTTTTCCCATCCACCGACCTCTCAATGGAGGACTCATCAGACATCTTCTGTTCCGGAAATATCCAAGACGAAGAAGATGCTACTatcacaaaatcaaccaagaatTGAAGACAGAAGCATCCTGCCAAAATATAGCCAAAATTCAAGGCGGGAATCTTTACTTTTGTATGGACTATGTCATTGGGTTTATCTAtaaaactttatttgtaaaaggcAGTCCTGTGATAAACTAGatgaacaataattttattgttcttGACGGAAGGGGCTTTTGTCTATTCCTATCAGTTTTCTCTATATAAAGGGTTTTTGGGTTCAGTTGTGGGTACGCTAAAAATACTACATACTACACCCAATAGTGAGAGAAATTGAAAGAAGAACGCTAAAAATACTCCACCCAATAATGAGAGAAACTGAAAGAAGGAAAGCTTGTAATAGTAGTCTGTGTAATAATACCAAGTTTCATTTTGGATCCTCTCTTTCTTCCCCCTTTTGATTCCTCTGATAAACTGTAAGTATGAGTTTTACTATGTCTGGCTAATCTTTTCGAAGGAACCCTCAAGGGGCCTTAGTTATCTTTATTTAGAAAATGCGAATATGATTTAGAATCCAATTGttttattataaacaattttttttctcttactttCTGCTTGTTTCTCAAAAACCTGAGATTGGTAAGCCTGCAAAGATGTGCCCTTGATAGTTGTTTTTGAAAAACGATGAAAGTCCTCTTTGGTTAGGCTGATGCTGGAAGGAAAATAAGATCAACGTAAGACCCAAAGAAGTGTAGGCTGATAACGATCTTTAGTACTCGACTTAATATCCAGAAAATCCATAAGGATCTTGtatatttgttattaaaaaaaaaaagtctggtTACAAAAAGAAGAATTCCTCGAACTTCTATAGGGGTGTTACAAAAAGCTGGGATAAGGTGGAGGCCAATTAGGTGTGAAGTATTGGTAATGTCTTTTTCCTAAAATTTTGGCAGGATGCATGGGTATCAGATTATCAAATTCTTAAAGAAGTTGCCTTATGTTCCTTGTCCAATTAGGAGTTGCAAGCTAAAGTGGTGAATTACATTAATATTGATCGGGATTGACATATGGATAGATCAAGAAGGGTCTTTCCTAACGATGCATGTGAGAAAATTCGAGCTATGATCCCCTAGGCTCACAAGGAGTGAGGATGTTAGAGCTTGGAAGGGAAACCCAAAGGGTGAATTTACCCTCACCTCTGTGTATAATTGCATTTTTCTGGCGGCCCTACAGTTAGTGTGACCCCCTTTTCATCGCCATCTGGAAGTGGAAGGGTCTGGAACAAGCTAGACTTCACCTTTGGAAGGTGGCCAAGGAGGCACTTCTAGCCAATGTTCAAAGATTCAAATGTCGCCTAACTGATGATGATGGATGCCCCCAATGTGCAAATAATAGTGAAACTGTTATTCATCTGTGTAGGAATTGCCTCATCGCTTGGAGTGTGTGGATCAAAGCATCAAGTAACTCTCTCCCTGATTCATTCTTCTAGTTGTTAGGGAACTTGACTGATGATTTAGTTATGAGTTATAGCCATTGGGCCCTAACTTTAGGTATCACTCTTAACTACTTGTGGAAATGCTGCAATGAGGTTGTATTTGATAATAAGCATCACACTTCAGACAATATTTCAATTGTTATTTCGGTGCTAACCCACCAATCTCGTTCGAGCATGCATGATGAAATGTCCCTTGCTAGTGGAGCTAAAAGGGGACTGAGGACGAGTTTGATTTCGTGGAAGCCTCCCAAGGCTAATCGCTGGAAACTGAATTATGATGGGGCGCGCAGTTGCTAGCAATGGTGAAGTGTCTTGTGGTGGCGTTTTGAGAAACCATCATGGAGTTGTTTGTTTATCGTTTTCGTACAATTTGGGTATCTGTTTTATCATATAGGCTGAATTGTGGGCGATCTTCCTTGGAATCAAGACTGTTGGATCAAGGGGTTTTAGAAGTCTTCAGGTGGAATCTGATTCTATTACCGTCATCAACTTAATTAGGGGTGTTTATCCTATAATGCATTCTGCCAGACCTTTAGTGGAAGCTATAAAGGAACTGGCGCGAATGGGTGGGCTGATCTCATGGTCTCGCATCTATAGAAAAAACAAACTAAGTTGCAAATGCATTTGCTAATTTATGGAGaagactatattttttttttttatgttttatcgTTCTTTTTTGCATTACCTTGTTATGATAGATTTATCTTGTATTTTATTTCCTCGTGCTTATTAGTAAAGTTGTCTTCCTTGAAGTGTTTTAACCCCTAgaacattcataaaaaaaaaaaactagttaattTTAAAGTGAAACAATTATGCTCCAAACTTACCCTTGTGCCTATTAAATgctatattataaattcaaaaaagtaTGATTAGAGTGGGCCAGAAAGGGGCATAATTTAAGTAGTACCTAACAAATAAATAGTCCAAGGAGCGCATGGCTGAAATTCCGTTTTTGCCCAACCTCATCATAATACACCTAAAGCCTTGCTAGTTACGGATCCAATGACAAGACCATTCCATTTACTGCaagcttcatttacattttacagTTTTGACATTAATTCTCacaataagtttatttttcatataaataaatcatGCAATCAAATTTATTCCCTTCCGGAGTCATAACTCACacgtaataaaaatttaattacagtTAAAATGCTCAATTCTAAAATCTatagattattttttctatccacaacatttaaatctaaaattttacttaggagacatttaatagaaaaagttttttcatatttgaaatCATAATTcctgaaaattataaattttgtggaatcatattttttgaaaaataataaaatttatttggttaacctttaattttttttagatatatttcataagaatcaaataattacgtatatgtttactaattattttaattatttatcatattatataatttaataaataataatatgatatttttactgTAGAAAACGAATTAAAAAAGTtcctaacaattaattttagtcCACTTATCtcaatatataattatcatgaaaccaaaaacttctcttgtATATAAGGTTCAGGAAAATTAAATCCAATTTCACTCGAAATATAGAATgtgataaaatttttaaataaaaaaaatattatttttttttctctacaattcttctcatttaataatgttttgtacttttttaatctcattttttttttctaaatgtaATACCTTAGAAAACgaaataaaacttactttttatatataaaattaagaaccgattgaaataataaaagtgaaattattattaattgcgAAAATCAATTActgaaataaaatcttaaatgcATAGCTAACtgatattgaaataaaaatgtaCAGAACCAGCACCCAAATCTTGAAATTTAATTCCGCTACCTTAAAAgggaaatattaaaatatttacaaaatatcttctgattatattattattattattttctcttaaattaaatatcgttttaaaaaaatatcaaatatttctttccttttttcgtTCACTTTATCCGTAGTACTGTTtacttgaataataaaaaaaaattaattaatcatttgtttcttataattttataatttatatattttaatctttttattttaaaattatctttttagttcctataatttatatttcaattcttttttaattattataatttgaaattaatcttcttaatcttatattttatattttaattttttttaattcttatcatcaaaatatgaataatattatcaattatatttaactaaaaaatattaataaataatttataattaatttatcgtaagataatttataatagaaaaataattgataatttgtaactaattatttatatatatatatatatatatatatatatatatatattagcaaggaaaaaagataattaaaatataaataataaaaattaaaaaaattattgactaaaaaaaataatataaattataagaattaaaaatatcatttttaaattataaaaattagaagagaattatcatataaattattaaaactaaaaagatcacttttaaattataaaaaataaaatatataaataataaagtataagatataaataattaattaaccttaaaaaaattattaacaaaacactggtgtttattatttatataatatattataataaaaaaataaaaacatcaaatggTGTGTCACACGTGTAAGCTTCTGAGTGGGATCCACAGCACGGCTTCACTACCCCCTATGTAGCAAGCACCACTCCTACTGCTTCTACTACTACAACACAGAGGTACAGTACTACTGTAACAAAGCAAGCGAAGAGCTTACCTTCTATTTCTacttatatttctttcttttgcgTAGATTCATATTCATCAGATCCCACCCCCCCACAACCAGACAAATAAAAGCAGCGAAAGCgaaagaaaaaatcaaagaaaagaaagagaagaaaaaaacacacaccaacaagcaaataataataatattactaCATTCATTCTGATATTATTCATCTCTCGTAACATCTTCTCAGTTGTGACGAGAAAGAGTgatttctctctctcacacacacacactctcaGAAGTGAGAACACACTTGGGCTCCATTGCCTCTGAATGAAAAATCTTACACACCCCACAACGACACCGTTTTGACAAGGTACACTCCTCACTCCTCAGTTCTCACCGCTTCTTCTATCGTTCCACATTCAACAAAagttaaagcaaaaaaaaagaagaaaaaaaaaccttctttatttccttctttcccccttttttttgtttctttctctttccgtTTTTTGTTATTTGACTCTCGCTGAATGCTGAGAGCGTCTCGGATTCTCGCATGCACCGTCGCATTTTCTGGGTTTCTTCTGTGTGGTGTGTGGCATGCCACGACGCCGTTTGGTACGAAGAAAAAtgcgttttatttatttattttattttaagaaaaaataataatttctggGAGAATGTGACGGAGTGAGAAGACATAAATCCACGAATAATCGaagtgtttttgttgtttcgtaACAGTCAAAACTCTGTAGTTAAGGAAGTGTTGTTATTTTTACTACCATGTTTCAATGTTTCAAAATGCTCTAAGTACACAACCTTGAAACGTTACTTTTTCATCTTGTGCTTCATTTTACACAACTAcatttctgtttctttttttttttttttttgctgttttaatatataatttttcatcttgCAATGCAGGTTAAACAATGGGATCTAACATTTTCTGAGAAAATTGTTGGTTTTTTTTCCTTGACGTTGGAGCCATCGAACAGTTTGTGAAATCTGAGATCTAGGTTTGTCATTGCTGTTTATAAACGTTTTATGTTTTTACCAGTGATGCACATTTTTTGAGTTTCAGCTGCTGTTACCTCGATTATAATATCTTCTTTTGATgtgtgtttttaaaatttttcccgAATTTTTAGGTGCCTCGGTTAAGTAGAGCATGTTTGTAACGGCTATTTGAGTGTGTTTTCCTCTTTTTTAGGCTCCTGGGAACGGTTGTTGAAGGCTTtggattataattttgaattttggttTCTCGGTTCTCTGAAGTGAGGGAAAAATGCAGAGGCCTCCACCTGAAGATTTTCTGTTGAAGGAGACCAAGCCCCACCTTGGAGGCGGAAAGGTTTCCGGTGATAGACTTACCAGCACCTATGATCTCGTTGAGCAAATGCAGTACCTTTATGTGAGGGTCGTGAAGGCGAAGGACTTGCCCGCGAAAGATATCACTGGGAGTTGTGATCCTTATGTTGAAGTCAAGCTTGGGAACTACAAGGGAACCACCAGGAATTTCGCCAAGAACACACATCCTGAGTGGAACCAGGTTTTCGCCTTCTCGAAGGACCGGCTTCAGGCCTCGATGCTGGAGGTTAATGTGATAGATAAGGATGTTCTGAAGGATGACCTCATCGGCCGGGTGTGGTTTGACCTGAATGAGATCCCGAAAAGGGTACCTCCGGATAGCCCTCTGGCTCCTCAGTGGTATAGATTGGAGGATAGGAAGAGCGACAAAGCGAAGGGGGAGCTGATGCTGGCTGTTTGGATGGGTACACAGGCTGATGAGGCTTTTCCCGAAGCTTGGCACTCGGATGCTGCGATGGTTAGTGGGAGTGATGCTCTTGCGAACATTAGATCGAAAGTTTATCTGTCTCCCAAGCTTTGGTATTTGAGGGTTAATGTGATAGAGGCACAGGACCTGATGCCAACTGATAAGGGTAGATACCCTGAGGTATTTGTGAAGGCTATTCTGGGGAATCAGGCCTTGAGGACTAGAATCTCTCAAAGTAGGAGTATTAATCCAATGTGGAATGAGGATTTGATGTTTGTGGTGGCAGAACAGTTTGAGGAGCCGCTGATTTTGAGTGTGGAGGATAGAGTTGCGCCTAACAAGGATGAAGTGTTGGGGAGGTGTGCCATTCCTTTGCAGTATGTGGAGAGGAGACTAGATGAGAAACCTGTGAACACAAGGTGGTTCAATCTGGAAAGGCATATTGTGATAGAAGGGGAGAAGAAGGACACCAAATTTGCAAGCAGAATTCACATGAGGATTTGTCTAGAAGGTGGTTATCATGTTTTAGATGAATCTACTCACTACAGCAGTGATCTTCGCCCAACAGCGAAACAGCTGTGGATGCCTGGTATTGGTGTTCTTGAACTAGGGATATTGAATGCTCAGGGTTTGATGCCAATGAAGACAAAAGATGGGAGGGGGACAACGGATGCTTATTGTGTAGCAAAATATGGGCAGAAGTGGGTCAGGACAAGGACAATCATTGATAGCTTTGCACCGAGGTGGAATGAGCAATATACTTGGGAGGTTTTTGATCCATGCACTGTCATTACAATTGGTGTATTTGATAACTGTCATCTGCATGGTGGTGACAAGGCTGGAGGGGCAAGAGATGCAAAGATTGGAAAGGTACGGGTTCGTCTTTCCACCCTTGAGACTGATCGGGTCTACACACATTCCTATCCACTTCTTGTTCTTCACCCGAATGGGGTGAAGAAGATGGGTGAGATTCACTTGGCTATGAGGTTCACTTGTTCATCTTTTGTCAATATGATGCACATGTATTCACGGCCCTTGTTGCCAAGAATGCACTATATACACCCATTGACTGTTAGCCAGCTTGACAGTTTGAGGCATCAAGCTACTCAGATTGTTTCAATGAGACTGAGTCGCGCTGAGCCACCTCTGAGAAAAGAGGTGGTGGAATATATGCTGGATGTCGGTTCTCACATGTGGAGTATGAGAAGAAGCAAAGCTAACTTCTTCAGGATTATGGGGGTTTTGAGCGGCCTAATTGCTGTAGGAAAATGGTTTGATCAGATTTGCAATTGGAGAAGTCCAATCACTACAATTCTGATCCATATCTTGTTCATAATATTGGTTA encodes the following:
- the LOC114372615 gene encoding FT-interacting protein 3-like, which translates into the protein MQRPPPEDFLLKETKPHLGGGKVSGDRLTSTYDLVEQMQYLYVRVVKAKDLPAKDITGSCDPYVEVKLGNYKGTTRNFAKNTHPEWNQVFAFSKDRLQASMLEVNVIDKDVLKDDLIGRVWFDLNEIPKRVPPDSPLAPQWYRLEDRKSDKAKGELMLAVWMGTQADEAFPEAWHSDAAMVSGSDALANIRSKVYLSPKLWYLRVNVIEAQDLMPTDKGRYPEVFVKAILGNQALRTRISQSRSINPMWNEDLMFVVAEQFEEPLILSVEDRVAPNKDEVLGRCAIPLQYVERRLDEKPVNTRWFNLERHIVIEGEKKDTKFASRIHMRICLEGGYHVLDESTHYSSDLRPTAKQLWMPGIGVLELGILNAQGLMPMKTKDGRGTTDAYCVAKYGQKWVRTRTIIDSFAPRWNEQYTWEVFDPCTVITIGVFDNCHLHGGDKAGGARDAKIGKVRVRLSTLETDRVYTHSYPLLVLHPNGVKKMGEIHLAMRFTCSSFVNMMHMYSRPLLPRMHYIHPLTVSQLDSLRHQATQIVSMRLSRAEPPLRKEVVEYMLDVGSHMWSMRRSKANFFRIMGVLSGLIAVGKWFDQICNWRSPITTILIHILFIILVMYPELILPTIFLYLFLIGIWYYRWRPRHPPHMDTRLSHADSAHPDELDEEFDTFPTSRPNDLVRMRYDRLRSIAGRIQTVVGDLATQGERLQSLLSWRDPRATSLFVIFCLVAATVLYVTPFQVVALFTGIYVLRHPRFRYMLPSVPLNFFRRLPARTDCML